Within Vigna unguiculata cultivar IT97K-499-35 chromosome 2, ASM411807v1, whole genome shotgun sequence, the genomic segment TGCTCGTAGCTTCATCCAACATCTTGGATAACTCTTCCACCTTCTTAATAGATGTGGATTCCCTCGTTCGAAGTTCTTCATTTTCTTGAAATACATTCTGAAACTCGTTTTCTTTGTCCAATAGACTCTCCTTCAACTTCATGCTTTCGGCCTTTGCTTCTTTAAGTTCTTCCTGCAAGTGGATCACCTCAGCCTCAACTTCCTTGAGATTTTCCTTCAGCTGTGCTTCTTCCTCCTTCTTGGCACCGGCTTCTTCCTCAGTTTCCTTGAGTAAACGAATCAGCCTGTTGATTTCTTTTCCAAGGGATGAGTTCTCTTCTTCAGTTAGATTTAAGCAGTTGACAAGATGATGTTCTCTCTGGTCCCACTCTGCCTTGGAGCATTCCATGTTGTTCTTGGAATTTTCAACACTACATGTAAGATCGTCAATCTCATGTCGTGCATCATTAAGCATGGCCTCGTATTTTTCATCAGTGGCTTTCAAGACCAACTTTAAATCTTCAATCTCAGACTCATAGTTTTCATGTTCCGCATGGCTGGCTAATAGCTTTTCTTTGGCATCCCTGGCTTCTGCAGATACTTCATGCAAAGCAGAAGTTAAGCTTTCCATCGCCCTTTTagtcttttcttcttcatctctacAGATCTCTAATTCATTAATTAGTTTGTCTTTGTCTTCTAATAGGGTCTGAACATTGGAAGCTGCAAGCGTTTCCCTATTCAAAGCCTGAGCCTTCTCTTCCTTGACTGTCTCAAGTTCAGATTCCAGAGTTTCAACCTTCTTTGACAATTCAAGACTCTCTTCCTTAGCCACAAGAAGACAACGCTCTGACTCCTCAAGATCTCCTCTCTGTCTATCAATTGTCATTTCCAACAATCCCACCTTCTCTTTAAGACTAGAAATTTCAGATTTTGCTTCATGTAACAACTCATTGTTTCCTTCCAACTGTTTCATTACTGATTCTAAAGACGCTGATGTAGATCTCTCCAACTTATTTGCTTCTTCAACCTTCACTTCTAGCTCCTCGGCCTTTTTCGTCCACTCCTCTAGCAGACTGTGTGCATAAGATTCAGCCATCCTGGCAGCTTCAAGCTCCACATTAAGCTGTTCAATGTGATTTTCTTTCTCCGTCAACTTCACATCATAATCCTTTGCCTTTTCAAGTTCTTCATTAAGAGCTTCAATCTCTGTTTGCAGCTCCGATACAATCTTGTTTTCCCTAGCCTCAGTTTCCATCTTCGAATCAAGTAAGGCCTTCAAATTCATCAGTTCAGCTGAGAGAATCTCTGCTTTCTCCACATGAAGCTCCGCAATTTTAGTTGCATCGTCAGCATGACTCAGTGCCTGGTTCTTTGCATCACAAGTCATGGCAAGTTCTTGCTTAATCCGCTGAAGCTCCTGAGAAGTGGAGAGAAGAGAAGCCACATCCAAAGCATGCTGGTTCCTCACACTTTCCAGCTCTTTCTGCCATTCCACTTCCCTCGTCTGAACAGCTTCGATTCCAGCCTGCTCCAACTCAACCGCTCGGAACTTCTCAATCTCAGAATCCTCCTCAGCCCGCTTTTGAGCCACCATTGCCTCCCTGAGTTTCTCATTTGCTTCCTCAGCCACTCTCTGCGCTTCTTTCAGCTCATCAATCGCTTTTGCCTTCTCTTTTTCAGCCTGACTCAGCTGCTCCTTTGCTTTCTTTAGATCTTCTTGAGCAAGATTTAACTGCGTCTGCAATTCAGAACCCTTCGCAACTCTTGGAAGTTGTTTCTGCAATTCAAGGAACATTATAAACATGTATCACATAACAGATAaccaaagaaaaagtatgactaattttcctttttgtgcTATAACAAACTATCAATATTCACTTACCACACACAGTACCTCTTATAAACAGATAACAAGCCATGGATAGCATAAACATTCAAATTCCTAGAAAAAGAAATGTCAAATAACTAACAAATGGTAACACATTTTcatgtttactttttttatatacactGTTAACAGACTTGAGAACTTAGCagatttaaaaatttcacaGAAAAACAGAACTGAAAAAGCAAGCAGTTCAACTTTCCAAGAGTTGCCATTTAGTAACAAAGCCAGACATGACTAATCTCAGATAAGAAAGGATACAAAGTACATTTACTATAACTTACATCAGGTGTGGTGGATGCAGGTCTTGGTGATTTGCGCTCAATGACAGGCTTTGAATTCGAAGCTCGTGGCGACGATTTTTCTGCAGAGAGGCGCAAATTTTGCAGAGGTGACGGCGATTCTGATTCCGGTTTGGACACACTTTTGCTGAGTCTACTAACTCTTGGAGTTGCAGGTGACGTTTTGTTGGGAGTTGATGGCCGTGCCTTGTTGGGAGTGGCTGGAGTTGCTTTGTTGGAGGTTTCCGATAAACCGGATCTATCAGATTCACAATGTTAGCTTCATACTGATGCattgaatgaaatgaaaagaCACGACACTAAAAAGTAACAAAATGCCATATTTGCATCCAATCAGACAGATGGATCTAAACCTAAGAAACCAAATTTTAGTTCCAAACTCAGCATCTAAACGCATTGTCAAGCCAAACTCATCAACCAAGAAATAACCACCAACCGAGAGAAAAAGGGGATAGTAAGTCAGTAACTGCTACCCAAAAGCAAGAATTAGGGCAAGAAACACAGACGGAGAtgcaatcacaaaaaaaaacacaatccAGTAAGAAGAGTAGAAGATCAAGACTCGACAACAaccaaaaatagaaatgaaGTGAAGCCCATCTTAAAATTTCATGCACGCACCAAACAGAAACCCAAAAAACATCGAAATTTACACAGACTAAGAAAAGGGCGTTCCAAATGTCTTCAAATAGCAGATCAAAACCATCAATTGCAAAACCACACAGAACAGAAGCGAATTCGCGAAAGCCGTACATTGAAGAAAGTAGAAGAAACCCACACCAGATCTTAAAGCAATAGAGACACCCACAACACAAAGCACCGAACTTGAGATACCTGGATTTTGAAGCCATGTTTGTAAGAAGCGACCGAGTAACACCAAAACAACGTGAGAAGGTGTAGCCTTTGCTGGAAGTGTCAGTTGCAGAACCGAGAATGCTGAAGTTCCAACATTGTCAGAAGGAAGAAACGAAACAAATTTGGGATCAGGGTaagattaaaaaacaaaaaaaaaaaatcaaacttttttttcttttctttctttctttggcTTTTGGAAAGAAATTATGGGAAGGAGAAGACCATGAAGAGGAATTTACAGAACACAAACATAAACCAAAGCCAAATAAGTTGGTCTGGTTTTCCTGTCTCCAGAGTAGCCACACCAACACACTCTGCTATGCTATGCTATGCTATGGTATTCTCTCTCTTCAcccttttcattttcatcttgttctttctttcttcttctctctcacaGTGGAAGCAGTGGTTAAGTGAGTGCATATCTTGAGGAGGGTGAGTACAGTGAAAAGACAAAAGTAACCCTGAGTTTTCTTAAATCTGTCAAAGGCAAAGGTATGTGTAGCTTTTTCAGAGGCAAAGACCTGTCTCTGACTCTTCCAACCTTACCCTTCTTTTCAGGAAAAAGAGAGACTCTGCCATGGGATTAGGAACTACCCCTGCAACTCTTTTTTCCAATTTATtctccaaatttttaaatttaaatatcgtCACAATTGAATTTCCAAACATGTGCATGTGTcgaaatttcaaaacaaaatagttTGGTTTTTCATGAACTGCAAAATTAATTCGAAAGAGATAGCACTGCATGTTCCCAATTGCTTTGCCAGGttggattattttaaaaagtagaCACATGTGAAGTTCAGATCACCAAATAACATTCATGGTTTTTGCTTTtctcaacttttctttttttatgctTTAAGATTTTTCGAAAGAAATAATCACTTTCTTTTTAATATGCagtttcatttaaatatatttgttaaattttttctaGTGAAAGAAACAAAGAGCGTTAAATAACTATGATATTTTATCGTCATTTAATGCAAAACGGCACTAAAAATGGTATTATCCTCATTACATCAAgaaatccaaaataaataaatttgattttagtgTTGGTTTGGATAAGATGAAgggataatatttataaatttgtatgtatatctaaaatttttaatttttttttgttatgaaatttaataatagattattaaaatcaaacgtgtatttttttttcttaaaagtttgatatacttat encodes:
- the LOC114172559 gene encoding WEB family protein At3g02930, chloroplastic-like, which codes for MASKSRSGLSETSNKATPATPNKARPSTPNKTSPATPRVSRLSKSVSKPESESPSPLQNLRLSAEKSSPRASNSKPVIERKSPRPASTTPDKQLPRVAKGSELQTQLNLAQEDLKKAKEQLSQAEKEKAKAIDELKEAQRVAEEANEKLREAMVAQKRAEEDSEIEKFRAVELEQAGIEAVQTREVEWQKELESVRNQHALDVASLLSTSQELQRIKQELAMTCDAKNQALSHADDATKIAELHVEKAEILSAELMNLKALLDSKMETEARENKIVSELQTEIEALNEELEKAKDYDVKLTEKENHIEQLNVELEAARMAESYAHSLLEEWTKKAEELEVKVEEANKLERSTSASLESVMKQLEGNNELLHEAKSEISSLKEKVGLLEMTIDRQRGDLEESERCLLVAKEESLELSKKVETLESELETVKEEKAQALNRETLAASNVQTLLEDKDKLINELEICRDEEEKTKRAMESLTSALHEVSAEARDAKEKLLASHAEHENYESEIEDLKLVLKATDEKYEAMLNDARHEIDDLTCSVENSKNNMECSKAEWDQREHHLVNCLNLTEEENSSLGKEINRLIRLLKETEEEAGAKKEEEAQLKENLKEVEAEVIHLQEELKEAKAESMKLKESLLDKENEFQNVFQENEELRTRESTSIKKVEELSKMLDEATSRNQPEENGDVTDSEKDYDMLPKVVEFSEENGHGGEDLSKKVELSANEEGLGQNLQEETIPMDDKYEKTESPKAVNVNGKVKEDADKGKDDSAEAEFKMWESCKIEKKEFSPEREPEPESFENEVESKKEGGEGFEQMNGASLKENVDDSGRNSPSKEQVKKKKKPLLGKFGSLLKKKGGSNHK